Genomic DNA from Funiculus sociatus GB2-C1:
GCAAGTACGGGCGAGATATTTCCACTTGAAGAAAGAATCAATCCCGACGGGGCCTCCCGATGAGTGGGACATCACTCTGATTAGCCCCAACATGGTAGGCGAAGACGAAACTTAAGCTCTTCACATCGAAAGCTCAACCTCCGGCTCCCAAAAGTGAGCGATCGCCTATCCGGCTACGCTTTCAACCAGTTGCCAATGGCGATTTTGGGCGATCGCCTGCTGCACCTGGTGGAACATTTGATGACAGTGGTTGTCAACCTGGAGGGGCAATTCTTCGTTTTTAATCACAAAATTCATCCGCACTTCTTGCTCTGTGGCGGTAGATTTATCAATCAGCACCTCGACCGTCACCAGCTTGGCAAAGGAGACGTGGCCTGGTATTTCCCTCGCCATCAGGTAGTCTCCAGTGTTGTAGATAATATCGAAATTGCAGGACTCCAAAACTTCTATGAGCACCTGTTGGAGACGCTCAAGGGGAACTGCAATGATAAATGAACAGGTATAGCGAGCCATTAAATAAACCCCCGAGTCATATCCCTAGACCCTCTCATCATACCGAACCTTAGTTTAGGGTCATAATAAGTATGCTTTCTTCTAAGGCTAGAGCCATTAATAAAGCTTTTATCAGCTTCTAGCATACCAGTCATCTCTCCGGAAAGAACCAGAATAGGACGGAGGGCTGAATGTAAAAGGAAAAAAGTGCTGTGATGATGAGAATTGGGTAATGCAGGGCAAGCTGATTGTGTTTGAGGGAGTCGAAGGTAGCGGTAAAACCACCCAGATACAGCGATCGCGCCATTGGCTTCTGGAAAGGATGAATCAAAAGCCATCCAACGTTGTAGTAACCAGGGAACCGGGAGGGACAACATTAGGCAGTCGTTTGCGCCAATTGTTGCTGCAAGGACACCAGCACCCAATCCAAGACAGGACTGAACTACTAATTTTTGCAGCAGATCGCGCTCAACACGTTGAGGAAGTTATTAACCCGACTCTCTTGGCGGGAGGAATTATTTTGTGCGATCGCTTCACAGATTCCACAATTGCCTATCAAGGTTATGGTCGCGGCCTTAGCCTAGAATTAATCGAGAATATCTGCCAGGTAGCGACCGATGGTAGGACAAGTGACCTCACCCTGTGGCTGGATGTTGATGTCGAAGTTGGTTTAGCACGAGCCAAGGCTCGTGGAACTGCTGACCGGATGGAGCAAGCAGACTTAGCGTTTCATCGACGGGTACAGCAAGGCTTCACCGCATTGGCAGCAGCCCATCCGCATCGGATTGTACGGGTGGATGCCAGTCGCAGCGAGGCAGAAGTACAAGAGCAAATTCAGATGATTTTGACTCAGAAATTTGCCCAATGGTATCCAGACTAATCCTGGGAACGAGAAAATAGATAATCTGTCTCTATTTGCTCCTTTCCCTGCCTTTATCCACCAGTTTAATGAACTTTTTTGCACCACTTGTAGGACAAAATCGAGCCGTTGAGTTACTAACCCAGGCAGTTGCCCAAAACCGGGTTGCACCTGCCTACCTGTTTACTGGGCCAGAAGGTGTTGGCAGAAGTATAGCGGCCCGGTGCTTTGTGGAGCTTCTATTCTGCACCCATCTGGCAAAACTAAATTCCAATACGCTTGCTGACGAGGCAAACATAAAACATGGTTTCGCGTTACAAAAACGCTTGGCTGCTGGCAACCATCCAGATTTGCTGTGGGTGCAGCCGACTTATCTCCACCAGGGGGAAAGATTATCTGCCGCCCAAGCAGCCGAGAAAGGTGTGAAGCGCAAGGCCCCGCCACAAATACGGCTGGAGCAAATTCGGGAAATCGGTCAGTTTTTGGGACGTTATCCTCTGGAGGCACCAAGGAATGTGGTGGTGCTGGAGGCCGCGGAAACAATGGCAGAGGCGGCGGCGAATGGCTTACTCAAAACGCTGGAAGAACCGGGACAGGCAACACTGATTTTGATGGCACCATCAGAGTCCTCGTTGTTACCGACGCTGGTATCGCGTTGTCAGCGGATTCCTTTTTACGGTTTAGATAAGGCGGCGATGAAGCAAGTGCTGCTGCAAACGGGTCACGAAGAGATTTTGAAGCATCCACCAGTGTTAGCGATCGCGCAAGGCAGTCCGGGAAATGCGA
This window encodes:
- the tmk gene encoding dTMP kinase produces the protein MQGKLIVFEGVEGSGKTTQIQRSRHWLLERMNQKPSNVVVTREPGGTTLGSRLRQLLLQGHQHPIQDRTELLIFAADRAQHVEEVINPTLLAGGIILCDRFTDSTIAYQGYGRGLSLELIENICQVATDGRTSDLTLWLDVDVEVGLARAKARGTADRMEQADLAFHRRVQQGFTALAAAHPHRIVRVDASRSEAEVQEQIQMILTQKFAQWYPD
- a CDS encoding DNA polymerase III subunit delta' → MNFFAPLVGQNRAVELLTQAVAQNRVAPAYLFTGPEGVGRSIAARCFVELLFCTHLAKLNSNTLADEANIKHGFALQKRLAAGNHPDLLWVQPTYLHQGERLSAAQAAEKGVKRKAPPQIRLEQIREIGQFLGRYPLEAPRNVVVLEAAETMAEAAANGLLKTLEEPGQATLILMAPSESSLLPTLVSRCQRIPFYGLDKAAMKQVLLQTGHEEILKHPPVLAIAQGSPGNAIASFTQLATIPPDLLQDITQLPKSHRNALQLAKKIDKTLDTEAQLWLVDYLQHSYWQQFLDRKISKLPLQHLEKAREYLRGYAQPRLVWEVTLLNMI